A genomic stretch from Malus domestica chromosome 15, GDT2T_hap1 includes:
- the LOC103400568 gene encoding multiprotein-bridging factor 1c-like, with translation MPSRNSGVMVQDWEPVVLQKKPKSSALRDPKAVNQAIRSGAPVQTIKKFDAGSNKKTAPVVSVKKLEEAAEPAALDRVSTEVRLAIQKARLEKKMSQAELAKRINEWPQVVQEYENGKAVPNQAVLAKMERVLEVKLRGKVGK, from the coding sequence ATGCCGAGCCGAAACTCAGGAGTTATGGTCCAGGACTGGGAGCCGGTGGTCCTCCAGAAGAAGCCCAAGTCCAGTGCCCTCCGCGACCCGAAGGCGGTGAACCAGGCGATCCGGTCGGGCGCGCCGGTCCAGACCATCAAGAAGTTCGACGCGGGATCAAACAAGAAGACGGCACCAGTTGTCAGCGTGAAGAAGCTCGAGGAGGCGGCCGAGCCAGCGGCGCTGGACCGGGTCTCGACGGAGGTGCGACTGGCGATACAGAAGGCGCGgctggagaagaagatgagccaGGCGGAACTTGCGAAGCGGATCAACGAGTGGCCTCAGGTGGTGCAGGAGTACGAGAACGGGAAGGCGGTGCCGAACCAGGCGGTGCTGGCGAAGATGGAGAGGGTTCTGGAAGTGAAGCTCAGGGGCAAAGTTGGGAAATAG
- the LOC103400588 gene encoding aldehyde dehydrogenase family 2 member C4 gives MPSHSRTNASEPLFLFSAQTNRAKRRARGPKETAAMGSDFNGTSASDSFVKTPTIKFTQLFINGEFLDSVSGKTFETIDPRTGDVITRVAEGDKEDVDLAVKAARAAFDHGPWPRLPGAERGRIMMKFADLIDKHAEELAILDTVDAGKLFSVGKTMDIPQVAEMLRYYAGAADKIHGEVLKMSRELHGYTLLEPIGVVGLIVPWNFPSTLLFGKVSPALAAGCTMVIKPAEQTPLSALYYAHLAKLAGVPDGVLNVITGFGKTAGAAISYHMDIDKVSFTGSTEVGREVMQAAAKSNLKPVSLELGGKSPLVIFDDADINMAADLALLGILYNKGEICVASSRVYVQEGIYDEFVKKLQEKAKDWVVGDPFDPNVRQGPQVDKKQFERILSYIEHGKKEGATLLTGGKPVGNKGYYIEPTIFTDVKDDMLIAQDEIFGPVMALMKFKTIEEAIQRANNTKYGLAAGIITKDLNVANTVSRSIRAGIIWINCYFAFDRDCPYGGYKMSGFGRDFGMQGLYHYLHTKSVVTPLFNSPWL, from the exons ATGCCCTCCCATTCACGAACAAACGCATCAGagcctctctttcttttttccgCACAAACAAACAGAGCAAAACGCAGAGCGAGAGGACCAAAGGAAACAGCAGCCATGGGGAGTGATTTCAACGGCACCTCTGCTTCCGACTCCTTCGTCAAGACTCCCACGATAAAGTTCACCCAGCTGTTCATCAATGGCGAATTCCTCGATTCCGTTTCAG GTAAAACATTTGAGACGATAGATCCAAGAACAGGGGACGTGATAACCAGAGTTGCAGAAGGAGATAAGGAAGATGTTGACTTGGCTGTCAAGGCGGCGCGTGCTGCCTTCGACCATGGCCCTTGGCCTCGCTTGCCTGGCGCT GAGAGGGGAAGGATAATGATGAAGTTTGCAGACTTAATTGACAAACATGCAGAAGAACTAGCTATCTTGGACACCGTTGATGCCGGGAAGTTGTTCAGCGTTGGCAAGACCATGGACATACCGCAGGTAGCAGAAATGTTACGTTATTATGCAGGTGCAGCTGACAAAATCCATGGAGAGGTGCTCAAAATGTCGCGCGAACTTCATGGTTATACGTTGCTTGAACCCATTGGTGTTGTGGGGCTCATTGTTCCCTGGAATTTCCCGAGCACCCTGCTTTTCGGAAAGGTCAGCCCTGCCTTAGCTGCTGGTTGCACCATGGTCATCAAACCTGCTGAGCAAACACCTCTATCTGCATTATACTATGCTCATCTGGCTAAGTTG GCTGGTGTTCCTGACGGAGTGCTCAATGTCATAACCGGATTTGGAAAGACTGCTGGTGCTGCCATCAGCTATCATATGGACATTGACAAA GTCAGTTTTACTGGTTCCACCGAGGTAGGGCGCGAAGTAATGCAGGCTGCAGCAAAGAGCAATCTGAAGCCAGTTTCACTTGAACTAGGAGGCAAATCACCCCTTGTGATTTTTGATGACGCTGATATAAATATGGCTGCTGATCTTGCTCTCTTGGGAATCCTTTACAACAAG GGAGAAATTTGTGTGGCAAGTTCTCGTGTTTATGTTCAAGAAGGGATTTATGATGAATTTGTGAAGAAGTTACAAgagaaggcgaaagattgggTAGTCGGGGATCCTTTTGATCCTAATGTCCGTCAAGGACCGCAG GTTGATAAGAAGCAGTTCGAAAGAATCCTATCCTACATTGAGcatgggaagaaggaaggagCCACATTGTTAACAGGGGGCAAGCCTGTGGGCAACAAGGGATATTACATTGAGCCTACAATATTTACTGATGTCAAG GATGACATGCTCATAGCCCAGGATGAAATATTCGGACCAGTAATGGCGCTGATGAAGTTCAA GACAATCGAGGAGGCGATACAGAGAGCCAACAACACCAAATACGGGCTAGCAGCAGGGATCATAACCAAGGACTTGAATGTGGCCAACACTGTCTCGAGGTCGATCCGCGCAGGCATTATTTGGATCAACTGCTACTTTGCTTTCGATCGAGACTGCCCTTACGGAGGGTATAAGATGAGCGGGTTCGGAAGAGACTTTGGTATGCAGGGCCTGTACCATTATCTCCATACCAAATCTGTTGTCACTCCCCTTTTTAACTCTCCCTGGCTCTAA
- the LOC103400565 gene encoding FRIGIDA-like protein 4a: protein MGTELVVTTDRVQKFFGDLDEQRAILSTSTKLFITLSDHFDSLQKSISEKSYSLESKTQSLESRTRENSHSLDHREASIPERGSSAAARIEEQKAAALAEVEKKASGDLDLPETLKSFCRKMDSQGLVKFIVSKRKESISLRAEIVQAIAEAVDPSRLVLDALEEFLDSKAKKLGVTDKRWACGLLVQALFPEGKAGPKGPEFSRSMVERAAGIVDTWKARMDGDSNGGGWTLGAAEAVMFVQMLVGFRLKEKFGEEFFRKLVMEHAARRDMAKLAGALELGEKMGDVIDELVKNGKEIEAVYFASESGLTESFPPVSLLKSYLRNSRKSATIILKNGNNSVAATEESSTLELNSIKAIIKCVEDHKLESEFSLESLRKRATHLEKAKTERKKSSASSSKPHNNKRAYSGGGGGGRGVGQSSFRPAKAAKFSNSYPSFTRRNPNPLPQHSPATRYSGPYSYPSQSVFDGPTAPSYGSTYGAPPAQSPAALPQHYSLPGDSMGAARFGSSGAYGGGQTNYVPYNYSNVAPPAYQPPSYPQ, encoded by the exons ATGGGGACCGAACTGGTGGTCACAACGGACAGAGTCCAGAAGTTCTTTGGCGACCTGGACGAGCAGAGGGCGATACTCTCCACCTCCACCAAGCTTTTCATAACCCTCTCCGACCACTTTGATTCCCTCCAGAAATCTATCTCCGAGAAATCCTATTCCCTCgaatccaaaacccaatccctcGAATCCCGTACCCGCGAAAACTCACACTCTCTCGACCACCGGGAGGCTTCCATCCCGGAGCGCGGGTCCTCTGCCGCCGCCAGAATTGAGGAGCAGAAAGCCGCGGCCTTGGCAGAGGTGGAGAAGAAAGCATCCGGGGATTTGGATTTGCCGGAGACCCTGAAATCGTTTTGCAGGAAAATGGACTCGCAGGGGTTGGTGAAGTTCATCGTTTCGAAGCGGAAGGAGTCTATATCGCTCAGGGCGGAGATTGTGCAGGCAATTGCGGAGGCCGTGGACCCATCAAGATTGGTGCTTGATGCATTGGAAGAGTTTTTGGATTCTAAAGCCAAGAAATTGGGGGTTACCGATAAGCGGTGGGCGTGCGGGCTGTTAGTTCAAGCTCTGTTTCCGGAGGGTAAGGCCGGCCCAAAAGGGCCGGAGTTTTCCAGGAGCATGGTGGAGAGAGCGGCCGGGATTGTAGATACGTGGAAGGCGCGTATGGATGGAGATTCAAACGGTGGTGGCTGGACGTTGGGGGCTGCGGAGGCGGTGATGTTTGTGCAAATGCTCGTTGGGTTTCGATTGAAGGAGAAGTTCGGTGAGGAGTTCTTTCGGAAGTTGGTAATGGAGCACGCAGCGAGGAGGGATATGGCAAAGCTCGCAGGGGCTTTAGAACTCGGAGAAAAAATGGGAG ATGTCATTGATGAGTTAGTGAAGAATGGCAAGGAGATAGAGGCCGTATATTTTGCTTCTGAGTCTGGTTTAACTGAGAGTTTTCCTCCTGTTTCTCTGCTCAAATCGTATCTCAGGAACTCCAGAAAGAGTGCTACAATCATATTGAAGAACGGAAATAATAGTGTGGCTGCAACT GAGGAGTCGAGCACTTTGGAGTTGAATTCCATCAAAGCAATCATCAAATGTGTAGAAGACCACAAGCTTGAATCAGAGTTTTCTCTTGAGAGCTTAAGAAAGCGGGCGACTCATTTGGAGAAAGCAAAGACAGAAAGGAAGAAGAGCTCAGCATCTTCCAGCAAGCCCCATAATAATAAGCGAGCCTAcagtgggggtgggggtggcgGCCGAGGGGTAGGACAGTCGTCATTCCGCCCTGCCAAAGCAGCCAAGTTTTCCAATTCCTACCCCTCCTTTACCAGGAGGAACCCAAATCCTCTTCCACAACATAGCCCCGCAACAAGATATTCTGGTCCTTACAGTTACCCGAGCCAAAGTGTGTTCGACGGTCCGACAGCACCATCGTATGGATCCACATATGGAGCACCCCCCGCTCAAAGCCCCGCTGCTCTTCCTCAACACTACTCCCTCCCTGGGGACAGCATGGGCGCTGCCAGGTTTGGAAGCAGTGGTGCTTATGGTGGCGGCCAGACCAACTACGTCCCATATAATTACTCGAATGTTGCACCACCGGCATACCAGCCTCCCTCGTATCCGCAATAG